A genomic stretch from bacterium includes:
- the ruvB gene encoding Holliday junction branch migration DNA helicase RuvB, with protein sequence MDEKIENTNSIPADLGGETLDARLTTPVRIAGEEEVEFSLRPKKLEDFVGQERLKENLSIFIQAAKSRDEPLTHVLFFGPPGLGKTTLAYIIANELGVDIIPTSGPVIERIGDLAGILTRLKSKDTFFIDEIHRLDKQAEEYLYPAMEDYRIEIMIDQGANARSVTLNLSPFTLIGATTRSGLLSAPMRSRFELTFRLDFYSPEDLELIVTRTAKLLETSIDKASAYEIARRARGTPRIANRLLKRIRDYAQVKGDGTINLELTRYALTQLNVDERGLDEMDEKILNTIIDKYQGGPVGLGTIGASIGEDPQTIEEMFEPYLLQQGFIKRTPKGRVATPIAYEHLGKKMKPASGGLFEK encoded by the coding sequence ATGGACGAAAAAATAGAAAATACTAATTCAATCCCGGCTGACTTGGGTGGAGAAACACTTGATGCAAGATTGACGACTCCCGTAAGAATAGCAGGTGAAGAGGAAGTCGAATTCTCCTTAAGACCTAAAAAACTTGAAGATTTTGTCGGGCAGGAAAGATTAAAAGAAAACTTATCAATATTTATCCAGGCCGCCAAATCCCGCGACGAACCCCTTACCCATGTTTTATTTTTTGGCCCGCCGGGACTCGGAAAAACTACTCTTGCCTATATAATAGCAAATGAATTGGGCGTCGATATTATACCTACTTCGGGACCTGTGATTGAACGAATCGGAGACCTTGCCGGTATATTAACACGTCTGAAATCTAAGGATACTTTTTTTATTGATGAGATACATAGACTCGATAAACAGGCGGAAGAATACCTTTATCCCGCAATGGAAGATTATAGAATAGAAATTATGATTGACCAGGGCGCAAACGCACGTTCTGTAACACTAAATCTTTCACCGTTTACTTTAATCGGTGCAACAACCCGCTCAGGACTTCTATCCGCGCCAATGAGGTCAAGGTTTGAACTTACATTCAGGTTGGATTTCTATTCGCCGGAAGATTTGGAACTTATCGTAACGAGAACCGCAAAACTTTTGGAAACGTCAATAGATAAGGCAAGCGCTTATGAAATTGCGCGCAGGGCAAGAGGAACACCAAGAATCGCAAACAGATTGTTAAAAAGAATAAGAGATTATGCTCAGGTAAAAGGCGACGGCACAATAAATCTTGAACTTACAAGATATGCTCTTACACAACTTAACGTTGATGAAAGAGGACTTGATGAAATGGACGAAAAAATACTTAACACAATAATAGATAAATACCAGGGTGGACCTGTAGGATTGGGAACAATCGGTGCCTCAATAGGCGAAGATCCCCAAACTATAGAAGAAATGTTTGAACCGTATCTTTTACAACAGGGGTTCATAAAAAGAACGCCCAAAGGAAGAGTAGCTACCCCGATTGCTTACGAACATCTTGGTAAAAAAATGAAACCCGCATCAGGTGGATTATTTGAAAAATAA
- a CDS encoding T9SS type A sorting domain-containing protein: MIVFYFLALNLWSQTNWYGGSGQLLWSDTTKFFNKKNVNCSRLSGSILLDAPAGWQNTGQLQGVTNIWALTNACDSVLYAGGDSAALKGFVFKTTDYGNNWTSMDMPSCNWVHSLIIQDTILYAGTDAGVFKYTTSWNSTNLTKPVNTLLIAKNGTFYAGTGDGEIYKSSDGDVWAAVTVNNGIRIWEIVEDSENNLYAGGSRVVTKDTISGVFKSTDGLVFDTTMFPHIDRVVYSLAISDSVVYAGTGPDSGKVFKSSNKGVSWDTTQKLTYANSIYSLFKGDNNIIYAGTGTLSGYLYKSANGTSWTSEQIDVQISAIYSIMQTSNGFLYLGSNSGIVGSGRVSNAGYFTSGSFKSSVLRADSSNNVDYGHVTWDASFNTGTMQVWIRTNSTEDMYGVDSCRITNSGDTIPDSFNNKGYIQYQIKFATPTSDLTPILNSIGIEFTPKIGTQENPKSLLQNPKLEVYPNPFIHSTVVSYHVALKDRETEIRIYDISGRTVYKVDKLNKSSKSLVWSPKTCPAGIYFVEVKSADYKLIKKLVKIK; this comes from the coding sequence ATGATTGTTTTTTATTTTCTTGCGTTGAATTTGTGGTCTCAAACTAATTGGTACGGCGGAAGTGGACAGCTTTTATGGTCGGATACTACAAAATTCTTTAACAAAAAAAATGTAAATTGTTCAAGACTCTCGGGAAGTATTTTACTTGACGCTCCCGCTGGATGGCAAAATACGGGACAACTTCAAGGCGTCACAAATATATGGGCTCTTACTAATGCTTGCGATAGCGTGCTTTATGCCGGTGGCGATAGCGCTGCGCTTAAAGGATTTGTTTTTAAAACTACGGATTACGGAAACAACTGGACGAGTATGGACATGCCTTCCTGTAATTGGGTTCATAGCCTGATAATTCAGGATACTATTTTGTACGCAGGAACTGATGCCGGTGTTTTCAAATATACTACAAGTTGGAATTCTACGAATTTAACTAAACCCGTGAATACTTTGCTTATTGCAAAAAACGGTACGTTCTATGCGGGAACGGGAGACGGGGAAATTTATAAATCATCGGATGGTGACGTGTGGGCAGCCGTAACCGTTAACAATGGAATACGAATATGGGAAATTGTAGAAGATTCCGAGAATAATCTATATGCTGGCGGCAGTAGAGTCGTTACAAAAGATACGATTTCAGGAGTATTTAAATCCACGGACGGCCTTGTTTTTGATACGACAATGTTTCCACATATAGATAGAGTGGTTTATTCTCTTGCTATAAGCGATTCCGTTGTTTATGCAGGGACAGGCCCTGATTCGGGGAAAGTTTTCAAAAGCAGTAACAAAGGTGTTAGCTGGGATACAACACAAAAATTGACTTATGCAAATTCCATTTATTCTTTATTCAAGGGAGATAATAATATAATATATGCGGGAACCGGCACATTAAGCGGTTATTTATATAAATCCGCTAATGGCACAAGTTGGACTTCAGAACAAATAGATGTCCAGATAAGCGCCATATATTCCATAATGCAAACTTCGAATGGTTTTTTGTATCTTGGCTCTAATTCGGGAATAGTTGGTAGCGGCAGGGTTTCAAATGCAGGTTATTTTACTTCAGGCTCGTTTAAATCATCGGTGCTTAGAGCAGACTCCTCAAATAACGTTGATTACGGACACGTTACATGGGATGCATCTTTCAATACCGGAACTATGCAAGTCTGGATAAGAACAAATTCTACGGAAGATATGTATGGTGTAGATTCTTGTCGCATAACGAATTCCGGAGATACAATACCTGATAGTTTTAACAATAAAGGATATATCCAGTATCAGATTAAATTCGCTACCCCAACCTCTGATTTAACGCCAATACTAAACTCAATCGGAATAGAATTTACTCCTAAAATAGGAACGCAAGAAAATCCTAAATCCTTACTTCAAAATCCAAAATTAGAAGTGTATCCAAATCCTTTTATACACTCAACAGTGGTCAGTTACCATGTAGCACTAAAAGATAGAGAAACGGAAATACGGATTTATGATATAAGTGGAAGAACTGTATATAAAGTTGACAAATTAAATAAATCGTCTAAAAGTTTAGTATGGTCGCCTAAAACCTGTCCTGCAGGTATTTATTTTGTAGAAGTCAAATCGGCGGATTATAAACTAATAAAAAAATTGGTGAAAATTAAATAA
- a CDS encoding Omp28-related outer membrane protein, protein MENEAKDSLIVLAFHIGQGDPFCGSVYIRSGFYSGSMGMPTTECDGILPRAGAYPYATYRADFNTRKVVAIPLKIGLGGSSYAASSKSGTVKVHITNTTGNAITGTMYIVLVETNIAYSGSTFYNVVRDMFPYTSGKSVSIPANGSLDEMEAFFIGPSCNTSNCSIVVFIQGSSKEVYQVARYKW, encoded by the coding sequence TTGGAAAATGAAGCAAAAGATTCATTGATTGTTCTTGCCTTTCATATTGGACAGGGAGATCCTTTTTGTGGCTCGGTTTATATAAGAAGTGGATTTTATTCAGGATCGATGGGAATGCCTACTACTGAGTGTGATGGAATTTTGCCAAGAGCGGGCGCTTATCCATACGCTACATACAGAGCGGATTTTAATACTCGGAAAGTTGTTGCAATCCCGCTTAAAATTGGACTCGGAGGGTCTTCTTACGCTGCTTCTTCTAAAAGTGGGACAGTTAAAGTTCATATTACGAATACGACAGGTAATGCGATAACCGGAACTATGTATATTGTGCTTGTTGAAACTAATATTGCTTATTCGGGAAGTACTTTCTATAATGTTGTGCGAGATATGTTTCCCTATACAAGCGGAAAATCGGTATCCATACCGGCTAATGGTTCGCTTGACGAAATGGAAGCTTTTTTTATTGGCCCAAGTTGCAATACTAGTAACTGCAGTATTGTCGTATTTATCCAGGGAAGCTCTAAAGAAGTATACCAGGTAGCAAGATATAAGTGGTAA